A segment of the Anopheles cruzii chromosome 2, idAnoCruzAS_RS32_06, whole genome shotgun sequence genome:
ACGTCGTGGAAAATCCTGCCAAGGCGTACGCCGCTTTCGGATCGAGCGTGGCACGGCTTCTGACAGCAATCAACATTTGCGACGCGGTGCAAAAGACGGGCCAAAAGCAAACGTTGCGTGCCCACATTGCGCTCGAGCTGAACTGTAGCTGCAAAATCAAAGCGACCAAACTAGAAGCCTCGCTGAGGGCGCTAAATAAGTAAGCTTTAATTCGTGGTTAATTCCCTACAAAAAATGTTTGTCGAAATTACTCGTTACTTCGTGCTGCTTCCAGGGCCATTGTTTTGGACTTTAAGCGGCATCAAATGGACGAAAGCCACCCGGTACCACCAGCAGAACTAGCTGCCGAACTGAACACCTACCTACGGTACGCCGGGTTGTATGATCCGTACCGGAAGGTTTATTTGGCTCCATCGGACCGTTCGGCTTCTGGGCGCTTCGTTCCGTTGCTGCTATTTCTCTTCGTCGTATCAACGCTGGCCAAGTGGCAGTACCTGGAAAGTGTGGACAGTCTTGTGACACGGCGCAAAAACGACACGCTCGACGGTCACccgacggtggtcggtgtTCTGACCGTACTCCGGCAGATGGGGGCGGCCGAGATGGACCTTTTCCTGCAGTATCTGTGCCAGTACGTGCTGTCCTTCGTCCATGCCAATCTCGAGTAAGTGTGCGCGTGTCGATGAAGAAACTTTTTCCCACCGTCACTCACGTGGGAATCGGGTTTACTGTCCTTCTTTCGCAACAGAGCCAAGCAGCTGGTCGGAACGGAGGCCCTGTTTGGGTTACGCTTCCTGGAGATCTTCAGCAGGATCGCCGAAATTCCGCGAAGCTATCTCGAGCAATACCTACCGGAAGTCGTATTGGATCAGTACATTCCGCAGGCGGACGGTAAATGACGGCGGTCACGCTTCTTCCaatttttccaataaaatcaCACATCGATTATTGTACCTGCACTGGGGGCCAATTGTGCCGTGTATACCGAGTATATTTCTATTGTAGGTCGTTTCTTTAAGTAGCTTCAAAATGAGATAAGCAAAGTGTGTGCGAAGTGGCGTAAGTACATGCGACCGGGCACTATTCTGGACACTCGGTGCGACGTAAGTACCCTTTACCGGACGGTAGCGGAATGCTCGTTACACCGGCCGGGAACAGTGCTGGGAGCTGATCATCCTTCACCGTCGGTAGAACCATGCAGGCCTCCCCTGGTCGCCAGTCGGCCGGTGTGGCCACCTTCCTTTTGTCGGTCAGCTGTAGGGAGTCGATCGCGCGCAAAATTTCTCCAAAATTACGCCCAGTCGTGGCCGGATAAAGGATCGATAGTCGGAGCTTTTTGTTGGCATCGATCACAAACACTGCCCGGCAGGTTAACGGTAGCCCCGCCGAACCGATCTCGTCACGATCCAGCATGTTTAGTTTGACCGCAAGCTCACGGCTCGAATCGTCGATTATCGGAAAGGGAAACGGGCTGTCGCCGGAGGTGGCCGTCAATTGTCCGTACGCCTTGATGTCTTCGATCCAACCATTATGGGAGGCGACCGTATCGATCGAGAGCGCAATCGGCTTCACGTTGCGCTTTGCAAACTCTGGCACCAGCTTTGCGACGGCGGCCAATTCTGTCGTGCAGACCGGCGTATAGTCGGCCGGATGGGAAAAGAGAATGGCCCAACTGTCGCCCATCCAGttgtgaaaatcgattttgCCGACGGTACTGTCCACGGTAAAAGTCGGGAACGGATCGCCCAGATTTAACCCCATTTCTTCGGGCTTCTTCACAAATTCACTGTTCCACACGCGTGACACGGATTCAGATCACGATACcggcaaacaataaacattaatTCGCAAAACGTCGAAACAGTTTGAGATCCGGAGCTCAGTGAGTGCTGGGCGAACTTGTGAGATACCGTATGTCTTTCGTTTTCTCCAAGAGATGGCGCTGATTGATTTGAAAGTTTTAAATTAACGGGATATATTCGAATTGGCCATCGAAGAAGTTGAATTCGAAAAACTAGATTTAAAAACGATCCACCTTGTTTCTCAAGTGAAGAAAGGATACTTGAAGACAAATCATaaaggaaaaacttttgcTTCTTACACAGAACGTAAATGTCTTAAAAGTTCatgctttttttattttcacaataATGTTCGTGCTATTTGTTGGTCATGATTCTTATCTTAAGGAAAATCTACGCCGGTTGAATGTGGCGTGAAGACGCGCTAGCAGCGAACAATTAAGCTAAGGTAGTAAATGGAACATCTAAAAGAGGTTATCTCTTACGCCAACATTACCTATTTGCACTTTACCAGTAGAAAATAAACTTCTTTTTATAGTAACCTAATATTGTTTGCTTTATTACGAGCACGGGATTGCGGGATGATTAACGCATAACCAGTGTTTGATAATGCGATATGTACGACTCCTTACACCGTAACCAGTCGAATCAATCATGAATGTTGAAAAGGAACTGTAACAGGTACGGGCGAGGCTTAGGCACTGTTGGATTGGTTGTTTCGGGGGACCGATAACGTTTTCCTAATCTTCTTGGCGCAACATTGCGACTTACATTGCTTAAATTTAACATATGCTCAGTGCCTGTTTGCTTACTTATTCAGGCGGCCTGTGCATTTCTAGCGGTGCATAGGGCCTATGGTAAGGCTTCCATCTCAGCCGACTGCTCGCTGTACCCCCTTGACCAGGTGAAGCCTCTGTTGGCTTCTTTCAGTTCCTTGATGAAAGTGTTACACAAGTTTTAtccaatagaaaaaaacatgaaataaaaACTAGCAAATACAATCCTGCATCGTTCTGTGTTCCAAAAGCGTTTTCTTACAAAACACCACCCTTCTCAACGAACTTCTTGAACATTGTTTGGCATTCGGCTGTTGTCCATTGCTTGGCGTGTTGCTTTTGCTCTAGCGCTAAAATTGTGTCCAGATTCATCAGAAGCTCATAGCGAAGATGTTTCTTGGTTGACTGGATCGCCTGggggaaacaaaaattaaaaaaaacatttgatttattaaaaaaactCAACCACCCAACGATCTTACACACGATCACACGAAACTAAGTAACTAACTCTTTCTTAAACAGCCTTACAGAGACAGGACTAGCCTAACTTTGTGCTATAAATAAGCATAGGATTTCTTCTGTGTCCATGAACCGCGTCATTTTCATTACTTTAACCCAGAATGAGGCTACCGGAACTAGAAGAAAATATCTGCCACCGTTTTGCtattgattttaataaatttataagGCATTCGAAAATAGCCTGTTGGTTAATGacaaaattttcttcaaaccATGTTTTTTCCAATGTTGTGTTGCGATCACTCCACTGCTTCTTTGAGtttgaaatgaatgaatgtaATAAATAAGAGCAAAGTCTGATCAAGAATCGATCCCATAGAGAGATCAGGGCATATTTTTGGAGCAAAGACAAGCACAAGCGTTGCTGCGAGAACGAGATGGACGTCGTGCCGACACACCGGTTGTATCCACTCACGATCACTTCACGATCGCGCCGCACAGTTCACGAACGGCTGGTAACGAtcttttgatgtttgtttatttatgtctCCCGTTTGTCTAAACTGCCACGTATCCATCCCGACCCTTGTGCAgtgtataaaaaaaaaagaggtaTCGTTAGGTCGTTGTCGTCATAAGTTGTGCGTGGTCGGCGGCCCCGGGACATTGGCACCTGCTGCCGGGGGAATTCTCTCTtcatccaccgccaccgtgcggtCAACCAATTGAGCGCAGAGCAGACGTTTCCACTGCTCATCATTACCTCGGACACGGAAAATTCTATCGACATCATCGACTAGTAGCAAGCACGAGGAGATCGCTTCTTTCCACATCTACCGTCGTGCTTCAAAAGATCGTaaagatttattttcgatCTCGTGGCGGCTTGTGCAGGGTGGGGGGAACTGGAcgaaaggaaccgaaccgTGTTCCTTTTGCAACGGAGAGACGCTCGGTTTCCCGACCTGACGCAGCTGATGGTGCAGGTGGTTTCTGGGAAGCCGTGTGCCGTCTTGTTTGGATTGTCGAACGCTCTTGGCAAGCGCGCCGGCCATTCTTGGCAGGGCAAATTTTTCGTTGCCCCGGGGGCGCTCCATATGTCTGTGCAAAGCGCCAAGAGTTTGCAATTTCGTCTCGAAAGGTGTGCGCCATGCTGCTCTTCGCCTGTCGCGCTTTGGATGTTTCATCTCACTTTCGCGCCCATCCGCGTGTTTGGCGTGCGTGATTTTAAACGATCCATTCGGTCGGCCGATTTTGGCGCAAGATTCACCGAac
Coding sequences within it:
- the LOC128267263 gene encoding peroxiredoxin-6, translating into MGLNLGDPFPTFTVDSTVGKIDFHNWMGDSWAILFSHPADYTPVCTTELAAVAKLVPEFAKRNVKPIALSIDTVASHNGWIEDIKAYGQLTATSGDSPFPFPIIDDSSRELAVKLNMLDRDEIGSAGLPLTCRAVFVIDANKKLRLSILYPATTGRNFGEILRAIDSLQLTDKRKVATPADWRPGEACMVLPTVKDDQLPALFPAGVTSIPLPSGKGYLRRTECPE